The following coding sequences are from one Arthrobacter sp. 24S4-2 window:
- a CDS encoding NAD(P)(+) transhydrogenase (Re/Si-specific) subunit beta: MSFLDPTWTGLLYLVAAALFILALMGLNSPRTGRRGNLVGAAGAALGVVTVFLSARLDNIPWILGAIAVGSAVAAPVARRVKMTQMPQLVAAFNGVGGGAAALVALLELSHTEDAGVRLAIAFTLLVGAVSFAGSAVTFAKLQELMTTRPVVFPGLPVIMAAVLLAAVGAAVAVLLTGSLPLALLLLVLGLAAGLLLVLPVGGADVPIVISLLNAFTGLAVAASGLVLGNVLLLVAGTLVGASGTILTRAMAAAMGRSVAGILFGAFRGGSTAGSTAVSERPVRSSSAEDVAVLLGYAQRVIIVPGYGLAVAQGQHTAAELAKALQLRGIQVDFAIHPVAGRMPGHMNVLLAEANVPYEELKEMTEINSEFKTADVALVVGANDVVNPAAKTSSGSPIFGMPILEVADARQVVFLKRSMRPGFAGIENELLYEPQTTLLFGDAKDSLTKVLGAVKAL; encoded by the coding sequence ATGAGCTTCCTGGACCCGACCTGGACGGGGCTGCTCTACCTCGTGGCCGCCGCGTTGTTCATCCTGGCCCTCATGGGCCTCAACTCTCCCCGCACGGGCCGCCGCGGCAACCTCGTTGGCGCCGCGGGAGCCGCGCTCGGCGTGGTCACGGTGTTCCTTTCGGCGCGGCTGGACAACATTCCCTGGATCCTTGGCGCGATTGCCGTAGGTTCCGCCGTGGCCGCGCCCGTAGCCCGGCGCGTCAAGATGACCCAGATGCCGCAGCTGGTGGCGGCTTTCAACGGGGTGGGCGGTGGTGCCGCGGCGCTCGTGGCGCTGCTTGAACTGTCCCACACGGAGGACGCCGGGGTGCGCCTTGCCATCGCGTTCACGCTGTTGGTGGGCGCGGTCTCCTTCGCCGGCTCCGCCGTCACGTTCGCAAAACTGCAGGAGCTCATGACCACCCGGCCGGTGGTCTTTCCCGGACTGCCCGTGATCATGGCGGCGGTGCTGCTTGCCGCGGTGGGTGCCGCCGTCGCCGTCCTTCTGACCGGTTCACTGCCGCTGGCACTGCTGCTTCTGGTGCTGGGCCTGGCCGCCGGCCTCCTTCTGGTGCTGCCGGTAGGCGGCGCGGATGTGCCGATCGTCATTTCGCTGCTGAATGCCTTCACCGGCCTGGCCGTTGCGGCGTCCGGCCTGGTGCTCGGCAATGTGCTGCTGCTCGTGGCGGGCACCCTGGTAGGAGCCTCCGGTACCATCCTGACCCGCGCCATGGCCGCCGCCATGGGCCGCAGCGTGGCGGGAATTCTGTTCGGGGCGTTCAGGGGAGGTTCGACGGCGGGCTCCACGGCGGTCAGTGAGCGCCCGGTACGCTCCTCCAGCGCGGAGGACGTCGCCGTGCTGCTGGGCTACGCGCAGCGCGTCATCATCGTTCCCGGCTACGGCCTGGCCGTGGCGCAGGGCCAGCACACGGCCGCGGAACTGGCCAAGGCCCTGCAGCTGCGCGGAATTCAGGTGGACTTCGCCATCCACCCCGTGGCCGGCCGCATGCCCGGTCACATGAATGTGCTCCTGGCGGAAGCCAACGTGCCGTATGAGGAACTCAAGGAAATGACCGAGATCAACTCGGAATTCAAGACCGCCGACGTTGCGCTCGTGGTGGGCGCCAACGACGTGGTCAATCCCGCCGCGAAGACGTCCTCCGGGTCGCCCATCTTCGGGATGCCCATCCTGGAAGTGGCAGACGCGCGGCAGGTGGTGTTCCTCAAGCGCTCCATGCGCCCCGGCTTCGCGGGCATCGAGAACGAGCTGCTCTACGAACCGCAGACCACGCTCCTGTTCGGCGATGCGAAGGATTCGCTGACTAAGGTGCTGGGTGCGGTCAAGGCCCTGTAG
- a CDS encoding NAD(P) transhydrogenase subunit alpha has protein sequence MDGISLLTITVLAVFVGFEVVSKVSSTLHTPLMSGANAIHGIILVGAIIVAGQATDPWVLAVALLAVVLATANLVGGFVVTDRMLEMFRGRRDRQGPR, from the coding sequence ATGGACGGCATCAGCCTGCTCACGATCACCGTTCTGGCGGTTTTTGTGGGCTTCGAAGTGGTCTCGAAAGTGTCCAGCACCCTGCACACGCCCCTGATGTCCGGTGCCAACGCCATCCACGGCATCATCCTGGTGGGCGCCATCATCGTGGCCGGCCAGGCCACCGATCCCTGGGTGCTCGCTGTGGCGCTGCTCGCCGTCGTCCTGGCCACCGCCAACCTGGTGGGCGGCTTCGTGGTGACCGACCGCATGCTGGAGATGTTCCGCGGCCGCCGGGACCGGCAGGGGCCGCGATGA
- a CDS encoding Re/Si-specific NAD(P)(+) transhydrogenase subunit alpha, whose product MKLGIARERRDGERRVAATPETVKQLIGLGLEVLVESRAGTAAGHSDDAYVRAGARIVPDLDLGSLDVLAHVRPLEPATAAALRRGAVTAGFASPSSELPTVRALAAAGVTSFALELVPRISRAQSMDALSSQALVAGYRCVLEAAMRLPRFFPLYMTAAGTIPPARVLVLGVGVAGLQAIGTAKRLGARVSANDIRPASADEVASMGGTFIKLDLETAEASGGYARELSADRGALQRSLLAPHVAQADVLITTAAVPGRRAPLLVSREMVQGMKPGSVVVDLAAESGGNVEGSVPGQDIQVPTADGQGTVTLVGVKDAASAMPGDASRLYAKNVANLLALMVRDGSLALDFGDEVVAGTCLTHDGEVRHAPTAEALAALRTAPAAAAPGEPENPERRSRGSENRESENEGVV is encoded by the coding sequence GTGAAGTTAGGCATAGCGCGGGAACGCCGTGACGGTGAGCGGCGGGTGGCCGCGACCCCGGAGACGGTAAAGCAACTGATTGGGCTGGGGCTCGAGGTCCTGGTCGAATCCCGGGCGGGGACCGCGGCGGGCCACAGTGACGACGCGTACGTCCGGGCAGGTGCCCGGATTGTCCCCGACCTGGATCTCGGATCACTCGATGTCCTCGCGCACGTGCGGCCGCTGGAACCCGCGACGGCGGCGGCTTTGCGCCGCGGGGCAGTCACCGCTGGCTTCGCGTCGCCGTCGTCCGAACTGCCCACCGTACGGGCACTGGCCGCCGCCGGGGTGACCTCCTTCGCGCTCGAACTGGTGCCGCGGATCTCCCGGGCGCAGTCGATGGACGCATTGTCCTCGCAGGCCTTGGTGGCGGGCTACCGCTGCGTGCTCGAAGCGGCCATGCGCCTGCCGCGCTTCTTCCCCCTGTACATGACGGCCGCAGGGACCATCCCGCCGGCCCGCGTGCTTGTGCTCGGCGTCGGTGTGGCCGGCCTGCAGGCCATCGGCACCGCCAAACGGCTGGGTGCACGCGTCTCCGCCAACGACATCCGGCCCGCCTCGGCAGACGAAGTGGCTTCGATGGGTGGCACCTTCATCAAACTCGACCTGGAGACGGCCGAGGCCTCCGGCGGCTACGCCCGGGAGCTCAGCGCGGACCGCGGGGCCCTGCAGCGCAGTCTCCTCGCCCCGCACGTGGCCCAGGCCGATGTACTGATCACGACGGCGGCCGTCCCGGGCCGGAGGGCCCCGCTCCTGGTGAGCCGGGAGATGGTGCAGGGCATGAAGCCCGGCTCAGTGGTGGTGGACCTTGCCGCGGAGTCCGGCGGCAACGTGGAGGGATCTGTTCCCGGCCAGGACATCCAGGTGCCCACCGCCGACGGCCAGGGAACAGTCACCCTGGTGGGCGTGAAGGACGCCGCGTCCGCCATGCCCGGGGACGCCTCCAGGCTCTATGCAAAGAACGTGGCCAACCTGCTCGCACTGATGGTCCGGGACGGATCCCTGGCCTTGGACTTCGGTGATGAGGTGGTGGCCGGCACGTGCCTGACGCACGACGGCGAGGTGCGGCACGCGCCCACCGCGGAGGCCCTTGCGGCGCTCCGGACGGCGCCCGCCGCCGCGGCACCCGGCGAGCCTGAGAACCCCGAGCGCCGGAGCCGCGGGTCAGAAAACCGCGAGTCGGAAAACGAGGGGGTGGTCTGA
- a CDS encoding alpha-amylase family glycosyl hydrolase, translating to MDYLAALDVTCICLMPFYPSPDRDDGYDVTDMYGVDPMLGTMGDVVEFIRTAKDRGMRVIADFVINHTPDQHPWFKESRKSVDSPFRDYYVWRRGTPPDTSDQVVFPGEETSIWTQDKATGEWYLHMFSKHQPDLNVANPKVRDEIAKSMDFWLQLGLDGVRLDAVPFFLELQGVSKEEAGKIDPHDYLAALRSFINRRNGSAILLGEVNLPYKEQLKYFGGPAGNEFFSLPGTPVLSYGEELGMGEDLRAKGRSAIRSPMQWNDTENGGFSTAPAEQLVAKMVDGYFGPKNINAARAKRDPDSLWNFIAALIRSYRESPELAWGDFELIKQPNPCVLLHSCTRAGSTLVLAHNMAAKPASVTAKVLSPEDPEETLGGAVLLDLLDGDIVPPVGRRRIRAGAGTVRLPVVPDPAAGGPQDLTPVR from the coding sequence GTGGACTATCTGGCGGCGCTGGATGTCACGTGTATCTGCCTCATGCCGTTCTACCCGTCCCCGGACCGGGACGACGGCTACGACGTGACCGACATGTACGGCGTCGACCCCATGCTCGGCACCATGGGCGATGTTGTGGAGTTCATCAGGACTGCCAAGGACCGCGGAATGCGGGTGATCGCGGACTTCGTCATCAACCACACCCCTGACCAGCACCCCTGGTTCAAGGAATCCAGGAAGTCCGTGGACAGCCCGTTCCGCGATTACTACGTGTGGCGGAGGGGCACTCCCCCGGACACCTCTGACCAGGTGGTGTTTCCCGGCGAGGAAACGTCCATCTGGACCCAGGACAAGGCCACGGGCGAGTGGTACCTGCACATGTTCTCCAAGCACCAGCCGGACCTGAACGTCGCCAATCCGAAAGTCCGGGATGAGATCGCCAAATCCATGGATTTCTGGCTCCAGCTGGGCCTGGACGGCGTCCGCCTGGATGCCGTGCCGTTCTTCCTGGAGCTGCAGGGCGTGTCCAAGGAGGAGGCGGGAAAGATCGACCCGCATGACTACCTGGCTGCGCTGCGCAGCTTCATCAACAGGCGGAACGGCAGCGCCATCCTGCTGGGCGAGGTCAACCTGCCCTACAAGGAACAGCTGAAGTACTTCGGCGGGCCCGCCGGAAACGAGTTCTTCTCCCTCCCCGGTACCCCGGTCCTTTCCTACGGCGAGGAACTTGGGATGGGTGAGGACCTGCGCGCCAAGGGCCGCTCCGCCATACGCTCCCCGATGCAGTGGAATGACACGGAAAATGGAGGCTTCTCCACGGCGCCGGCGGAGCAGCTTGTGGCCAAGATGGTTGACGGCTACTTCGGGCCGAAGAACATCAACGCGGCCCGGGCCAAACGGGACCCTGACTCGCTGTGGAATTTCATCGCCGCGCTCATCCGAAGCTACCGGGAAAGCCCGGAGCTCGCCTGGGGCGACTTCGAGCTCATCAAGCAGCCCAACCCGTGCGTGCTCCTGCACAGCTGCACGCGCGCAGGTTCAACGCTGGTCCTGGCCCACAACATGGCCGCGAAGCCCGCCTCCGTCACGGCAAAGGTGTTGTCGCCGGAAGATCCGGAGGAGACCCTTGGGGGCGCCGTCCTGCTGGACCTGCTCGACGGCGACATCGTTCCCCCTGTCGGACGACGGCGGATTCGGGCTGGAGCTGGAACGGTACGGCTACCGGTGGTTCCGGATCCAGCGGCCGGCGGACCGCAGGATCTGACGCCAGTCCGCTGA
- a CDS encoding MoaD/ThiS family protein — MADISIVLPSILQPLAGGQSILTAPADGAVTVGLLLDSLAGDYPVLARRLRDETGALRRYVNIYVNGDEVRRLNGLETEVAAGQEVVIIQSVAGG; from the coding sequence GTGGCTGACATCAGCATAGTGCTGCCCAGTATCCTCCAGCCGCTCGCCGGCGGGCAGTCCATCCTGACTGCGCCCGCCGACGGGGCGGTGACTGTGGGGCTGTTGCTGGACTCGCTGGCCGGAGACTACCCGGTGCTCGCGAGGCGGTTGAGGGATGAAACCGGCGCCCTCCGCCGCTACGTGAATATTTACGTGAACGGTGACGAGGTCCGGCGTTTGAATGGGCTGGAAACCGAAGTGGCTGCCGGCCAGGAAGTGGTGATCATCCAGTCCGTGGCCGGCGGCTGA
- a CDS encoding sialidase family protein: MGCMATEESYVLAIGTKKGLWLATSQDRQKWSMSGPHFLMSEVPSIAIDTRDGRTRIMVGVRSEHWGPTVAHSDDLGATWTEPEQGAIKFPEGTDAAVERIWQIYPDAESRPGVVWAGAEPISVWKSTDGGEHFELNRGLWDHPHRSEWGAGYGGAAAHSIVVDPSGDKVHVAMSTGGVYRSLDGGSSWEPRNKGISAYFMPDPNPEFGQCVHKIAADAAVEGRLYAQNHHGVYRTDDNGESWESIADGLPADFGFVMLTHPRRAGTAWVVPLKADGERIPPDAKLAAHRTDDAGKTWKRLDSGLPQGEYNAVLRDAASVDSAEPAGVYFGTRGGSVYASPDEGEHFTEVASHLPDVLCVRAAVVSAALVPGAPVPA; this comes from the coding sequence ATGGGGTGCATGGCCACAGAAGAGAGTTATGTCCTAGCGATCGGAACGAAAAAAGGGCTTTGGCTGGCAACCAGCCAGGACCGGCAGAAATGGTCCATGTCCGGCCCGCACTTCCTGATGAGCGAGGTCCCCAGCATCGCCATCGATACCCGTGACGGCCGGACCCGCATCATGGTTGGTGTGCGCTCCGAGCACTGGGGCCCCACCGTTGCGCACTCTGATGACCTGGGGGCGACCTGGACCGAACCGGAACAGGGTGCAATCAAATTCCCGGAGGGCACCGATGCCGCCGTGGAACGCATCTGGCAGATCTATCCGGACGCCGAATCCCGCCCCGGCGTTGTCTGGGCCGGTGCCGAGCCTATTTCCGTGTGGAAGTCCACCGACGGCGGCGAACACTTCGAACTGAACCGCGGCCTCTGGGACCATCCGCACCGTAGCGAATGGGGTGCCGGCTACGGCGGAGCGGCCGCGCACTCAATTGTGGTGGATCCCTCGGGAGACAAGGTGCATGTCGCCATGAGCACCGGCGGCGTGTACCGGTCGCTCGACGGCGGGTCCTCCTGGGAACCGCGAAACAAGGGAATTTCGGCCTACTTCATGCCGGATCCCAACCCCGAGTTCGGCCAGTGCGTGCACAAGATCGCGGCGGATGCCGCCGTCGAAGGCCGCCTCTACGCGCAGAACCACCACGGCGTATACCGCACCGACGACAACGGCGAGTCCTGGGAATCGATTGCCGACGGCCTTCCGGCCGATTTTGGGTTTGTGATGCTTACGCATCCGCGGCGGGCCGGCACGGCGTGGGTGGTGCCGCTGAAGGCCGACGGAGAACGCATCCCGCCGGACGCCAAGCTGGCCGCGCACCGGACGGATGACGCCGGAAAGACCTGGAAGCGCCTGGATTCCGGGCTGCCGCAGGGCGAGTACAACGCGGTGCTCCGTGACGCTGCCTCCGTTGATTCCGCGGAACCGGCCGGGGTGTACTTCGGAACGCGCGGCGGCTCGGTCTACGCCAGCCCGGACGAAGGCGAGCACTTCACCGAAGTGGCGTCACACCTGCCGGACGTGCTGTGTGTCCGTGCTGCTGTGGTGTCCGCGGCCCTGGTGCCTGGCGCTCCGGTACCCGCCTGA
- a CDS encoding universal stress protein: MSPERFSGPPPLLVGVLPGQHAEVLRSATGLAEKIGAPLLCAYVDEASYLVEWDPARSAHRLSLHPDKDDADVRAVSEELRGVVGAACAGKNVEWTLRVLAGDPARALGRVAAEANAAMIIVGTPERGLGHRLSAALNGSVAAWLTHHQDRPVLVVPAHMGAHRDEPG, translated from the coding sequence ATGTCTCCCGAACGCTTCAGCGGGCCGCCTCCTCTTCTGGTCGGAGTGTTGCCCGGCCAGCATGCAGAGGTTCTGCGGTCCGCCACCGGACTTGCGGAAAAGATCGGCGCTCCGCTGCTGTGCGCGTACGTGGATGAGGCGAGCTACCTCGTGGAGTGGGACCCGGCGCGGTCAGCGCACCGGCTGTCCCTGCACCCGGATAAGGACGACGCCGACGTGCGGGCCGTGAGCGAAGAACTGCGTGGCGTGGTGGGGGCCGCCTGCGCCGGGAAAAACGTTGAATGGACGCTGCGCGTTTTGGCCGGCGACCCGGCCAGGGCTTTGGGGAGGGTCGCTGCGGAGGCCAACGCCGCCATGATCATCGTGGGGACGCCCGAGCGCGGCCTGGGGCACCGGTTATCGGCAGCACTCAACGGTTCCGTGGCGGCGTGGCTAACCCACCACCAGGACCGGCCGGTTCTCGTGGTGCCCGCCCACATGGGTGCCCACCGGGACGAACCCGGGTGA
- a CDS encoding DinB family protein yields the protein MLNAGTAPFDVVNYLGSKAAARVFNRKRMAAKLRRVTQALERQMEGEPAASMARRMSFPDRWDPFFTPWMSVADVYAYPIRHFDFHAGQLSLGPGRAPEGKSGLKTL from the coding sequence ATGCTCAACGCCGGAACTGCACCGTTCGACGTCGTCAATTACCTGGGGTCCAAAGCGGCGGCCCGCGTGTTCAACCGGAAGCGGATGGCCGCCAAGCTCCGACGGGTCACGCAGGCCCTCGAGCGGCAGATGGAGGGCGAGCCCGCTGCGTCGATGGCCCGGAGAATGTCCTTCCCTGACCGCTGGGACCCTTTCTTCACACCGTGGATGTCGGTGGCTGATGTCTACGCCTACCCCATCCGGCACTTTGACTTCCATGCCGGGCAGCTCAGCCTTGGCCCCGGGCGCGCACCGGAGGGAAAGTCGGGACTTAAGACCCTGTGA
- a CDS encoding metal-sensitive transcriptional regulator: protein MESSEDAVTPPTDATAVPQHGYTANKEAYLLRLKRIEGQVRGIARMVDEDKYCIDILTQVAAVNKALHAVSLGLVEEHIGHCVVGAASEPDPALRAEAIDFKVKEATNAIGRLLR, encoded by the coding sequence ATGGAATCATCCGAAGACGCGGTCACCCCGCCCACGGACGCCACAGCCGTCCCGCAGCATGGCTACACCGCAAACAAAGAGGCGTACCTGCTCAGGCTTAAACGCATTGAAGGCCAGGTCCGCGGAATCGCCCGGATGGTCGATGAGGACAAGTACTGCATCGACATCCTCACCCAGGTTGCCGCGGTGAACAAGGCACTTCACGCAGTGAGCCTCGGCCTCGTTGAAGAGCACATCGGCCACTGCGTTGTCGGGGCGGCCTCGGAGCCTGATCCGGCCCTCCGCGCGGAAGCGATCGACTTCAAGGTCAAAGAGGCCACCAATGCCATCGGGCGCCTGCTGCGATAG
- a CDS encoding heavy-metal-associated domain-containing protein, whose product MSPVSTIVNVSGMTCGHCVSSVSEELEALDGVEAVDVDLNAGGISTVTITSEKTLSRSEIGEAVAEAGYLVVANDA is encoded by the coding sequence ATGAGCCCCGTATCCACCATCGTCAATGTGTCCGGCATGACCTGCGGACACTGCGTGTCCTCGGTCAGCGAAGAACTGGAGGCCCTGGACGGCGTGGAAGCGGTCGACGTCGACCTCAACGCCGGCGGTATCTCCACCGTCACCATCACGTCCGAGAAGACGCTTTCCCGCTCCGAAATCGGCGAAGCCGTGGCCGAGGCCGGATACCTGGTCGTTGCCAACGACGCCTGA
- a CDS encoding heavy metal-associated domain-containing protein, with protein MSNEHLLNRPGSRVIELDIEGMTCASCVNRVERKLGKLDGVQASVNLPLESAHVTAPAGITDEQITATVEAAGYKARVRPPLYPSPTIGSGEPPTSGDAGGVRQHASREERPSMQSMSPVTPVTLRPVITWPTVAPQPSWRRGSSPRPF; from the coding sequence GTGAGTAACGAGCACCTGCTGAACCGGCCAGGGAGCCGGGTGATTGAACTCGACATCGAAGGCATGACCTGCGCTTCCTGCGTGAACCGGGTGGAACGTAAACTCGGAAAGCTCGACGGCGTCCAAGCCTCGGTGAACCTGCCCCTGGAATCCGCCCATGTCACGGCCCCGGCCGGCATCACGGACGAACAGATCACGGCCACCGTAGAAGCCGCAGGCTACAAGGCAAGGGTCCGCCCACCGCTCTACCCGAGCCCGACCATCGGTTCCGGTGAGCCACCCACGAGCGGCGACGCCGGTGGCGTGCGGCAGCATGCGTCTAGGGAGGAACGACCGAGCATGCAGAGCATGTCGCCGGTGACGCCGGTGACACTACGCCCGGTGATCACATGGCCCACGGTGGCGCCGCAGCCAAGTTGGCGCCGAGGCTCATCGCCGCGGCCATTCTGA
- a CDS encoding copper-translocating P-type ATPase encodes MAHGGAAAKLAPRLIAAAILTVPVFAISMFPAFQFANWGWVAAGLALPVVTWTAWPFHRAAAVNARHFASTMDTLVSIGVIAAYAFSAWQLLAEPRMTEHPGMEMGSGGLYFEVASVVTTFLLLGRYLEANAKQKAGDALKALLNLGAKDATVLADGAEFSIPAGQLAVGDVIVVRPGEKIATDGVVIEGNSAVDASLVTGESVPVEVGPDSPVTGATINTSGRLLVRATRVGSETTLAQMARLVSQAQTGKAPIARLADRISAVFVPVVLVLAVITFAIWLLVAGPSVTDAELRAAFTAAVAVLVIACPCALGLATPVGLLTGTGRGAQLGILIKGPQVLEDTRTVDTILLDKTGTVTTGHLAVDATQAFGTYSSAEVLRLAGAVEAASEHPIAHAIAAAALSAGRGNDDGGRLPAVEQFRSAPGGGVAGSVGGRLVTAGRTGWLQEDGIPVTAQQQEALRTTEESGATAIWVAVDGEAAGIVSLRDTIKPGSGAAISRLKQLGLRPILLTGDNAAVAAQVAAAVGIDARDVFAGVLPEGKVDAVRRLQAGGATVAMAGDGVNDAAALAQADLGIAMGSGTDVAIEAADLTVMGNDLGQVAQAIELSRRTLGTIKTNLFWAFFYNAVGIPVAALGLLNPMIAGAAMAASSVLVVANSLRLRSFGRPAQ; translated from the coding sequence ATGGCCCACGGTGGCGCCGCAGCCAAGTTGGCGCCGAGGCTCATCGCCGCGGCCATTCTGACCGTCCCGGTGTTCGCAATTTCGATGTTCCCGGCGTTCCAGTTCGCCAACTGGGGATGGGTGGCGGCGGGTCTCGCATTGCCCGTGGTGACGTGGACGGCCTGGCCCTTCCACCGTGCCGCCGCCGTCAACGCCCGGCATTTCGCCTCGACCATGGACACGCTGGTATCCATCGGCGTCATCGCCGCCTACGCGTTCTCTGCCTGGCAGCTCCTCGCCGAGCCCCGCATGACCGAACACCCGGGCATGGAGATGGGCTCGGGCGGGCTCTACTTTGAAGTGGCCTCCGTGGTCACCACCTTCCTGCTGCTGGGCCGCTACCTGGAAGCCAACGCCAAGCAGAAAGCCGGCGACGCCCTCAAGGCGCTCCTGAACCTGGGTGCGAAGGATGCCACGGTACTGGCTGACGGCGCGGAGTTCAGCATTCCTGCCGGCCAGCTGGCGGTGGGTGACGTGATTGTGGTCCGCCCCGGTGAAAAGATCGCCACGGACGGCGTGGTCATCGAGGGTAATTCCGCGGTGGACGCCTCCCTGGTGACCGGCGAGTCGGTGCCGGTGGAAGTGGGCCCGGACAGCCCGGTCACCGGCGCCACCATCAACACGTCCGGCCGGCTGCTGGTCCGCGCCACCCGTGTGGGCTCCGAAACCACCCTGGCGCAGATGGCCCGGCTGGTGTCCCAGGCGCAGACGGGCAAGGCTCCCATCGCCCGCCTCGCCGACCGCATCAGTGCGGTATTCGTTCCGGTCGTGCTGGTCCTCGCCGTCATCACTTTCGCCATATGGCTCCTGGTTGCGGGCCCGTCCGTCACTGATGCGGAACTGCGCGCGGCCTTCACCGCCGCCGTCGCCGTGCTGGTCATCGCCTGCCCCTGCGCACTGGGACTGGCCACGCCCGTCGGGCTGCTCACCGGAACCGGCCGCGGCGCCCAGCTGGGAATTCTCATCAAGGGACCGCAGGTGCTGGAGGACACCCGCACCGTGGACACCATCCTGCTGGACAAGACCGGCACTGTGACCACGGGGCACCTCGCAGTGGACGCCACCCAGGCCTTCGGAACTTACAGCAGCGCCGAGGTGCTGCGTCTTGCCGGCGCGGTGGAGGCCGCTTCCGAGCACCCCATCGCCCATGCCATCGCCGCCGCAGCGCTGTCCGCCGGGAGGGGGAACGACGACGGCGGGCGCCTCCCCGCCGTCGAGCAGTTCCGTTCCGCTCCGGGCGGCGGAGTTGCCGGCAGCGTCGGGGGCCGCCTCGTCACCGCCGGGCGGACGGGCTGGCTGCAGGAAGACGGCATACCGGTCACCGCTCAACAGCAGGAGGCCCTCCGTACAACCGAAGAATCAGGCGCCACCGCCATCTGGGTCGCCGTGGACGGGGAAGCGGCGGGGATTGTCTCGCTGCGCGACACCATCAAGCCGGGTTCGGGCGCTGCGATATCGCGGCTGAAGCAACTGGGCCTGCGGCCCATCCTGCTGACCGGCGACAACGCCGCGGTGGCCGCGCAGGTGGCCGCCGCCGTCGGGATCGACGCAAGGGATGTCTTTGCCGGCGTCCTGCCGGAGGGAAAGGTGGACGCGGTCCGCAGGCTGCAGGCCGGCGGGGCCACGGTCGCCATGGCCGGCGACGGCGTGAATGACGCCGCGGCCCTGGCACAGGCCGATCTGGGCATCGCCATGGGGTCGGGAACGGACGTGGCCATCGAAGCCGCGGACCTGACCGTGATGGGCAACGACCTGGGGCAGGTGGCACAGGCCATCGAGCTGTCCCGGCGGACGCTGGGCACCATCAAGACGAACCTGTTCTGGGCGTTTTTCTACAACGCCGTCGGCATCCCTGTGGCGGCGCTGGGGTTGTTGAATCCGATGATCGCCGGGGCAGCAATGGCCGCGAGCTCGGTGCTGGTGGTGGCCAATTCCCTGCGGCTCCGCAGCTTTGGCAGGCCCGCCCAATGA
- a CDS encoding DUF2277 domain-containing protein, with translation MCRNIRTLHNFEPHATSAEVEAAALQYVRKVSGSTKPSKANEEAFNRAVHEIAHITEHLLASLVTHAPAKHRDEEAAKARARAAVRYGTA, from the coding sequence ATGTGCCGAAACATCCGGACCCTGCATAATTTTGAGCCCCATGCCACGTCGGCCGAGGTGGAAGCCGCAGCGCTGCAGTACGTGCGCAAAGTTAGCGGCAGCACCAAGCCTTCCAAGGCAAACGAGGAAGCGTTCAACCGTGCCGTGCACGAGATCGCCCATATTACCGAGCACCTGCTCGCTTCGCTGGTGACGCATGCCCCGGCGAAGCACCGGGACGAGGAGGCCGCCAAGGCGCGTGCCAGGGCGGCCGTCCGCTACGGCACCGCCTGA